Below is a genomic region from Micropterus dolomieu isolate WLL.071019.BEF.003 ecotype Adirondacks linkage group LG16, ASM2129224v1, whole genome shotgun sequence.
GTACAATCAAAGAAAATAGCTGTTCTTGTATCTGGTACAGTATTTTACCAGAAGGTGTTAGCATTGTATTGATGTTACTACAGtatatatgtgtttttgttacaCACATTTCCACATCTGTATAGTCAAGATAAATACTTAACACTGAATTTGTTCAGGGGTATGTGCAATTACAGATCCATAGAGGCATTAATCAATAGAATGAAATACTAAAATATCAGAGTTGCTTATTAAACGATGCTGAACCGTGTGTGATTTTGTCGTAATTATTAGTTGAAGGAGTCTTGCAGTGTTACAGAGGGTGAGAAGCTGTTTCACACACAAAgctgtgtatacacacacaccaacagtgAAGGTCAAACTTACCACTAActcacatcaaacacagctcCTCGGGCCAATGTTCCAATATTTCGGGTACAGCTGTTGCTGACAGGGACGTGAGCATAAGCCCCTCTGTGATTGGCTGGTGTTGTAATGATGTAAAACTGCCCTGCACTCATCCTTCACCCTGATGAGAGTCAAGATATGGTACAACCAGGGAGAAATGAAAAATGCTTGGGGCTTTTGTTgagtttttttctattttaatggtagataatatttattttttatagttgGAATCACAGGTTTGCCAAAATGAAAGTCTAAGCAACTGAGCAAACTTGCTAATAGTATTCCTGGATTTGTTAATGCAGAATGTAATGCACGTCTTCTCTCGCAGCAACATAAAAGCAGAGTGACAAAGTGTCAAAAATAACACCAATGTCATATTTTCTGAGTAACAAGAAGCTTACACAAAGAGACACTGGCTGTGTTGGAGCACCATGGCCAGGAAAGAGACATGACTCACTGATTGCATGGATGTATAACCACCAGTACACAGAAATACATGGGTGTGTGATGTTTGGATGTGGGCAGAAACACAGGTCTATCAGTCAGCATTTTGTACAGTGTCTTTATACATGATGCAACTAATACAGTCTGATACCGTTCATTTTTAATGTACAATATACTGTATCATACAGTGttaatacagtgcagtacaATAATGCGTGTTTTGCCTAAATGTTGTGCTGCATTTTCAGGCCCAGTGCTGCTTTGCCGTGGAACTCCCCAATCCAAACCAGTCCCTGTGTGTCAGTGAACGCCCCGTCTCCCTCCAACCTATAACACACCAGTGAAAACATCAAAAATCTTACACTTGATATAACTGTATGgccaaaagtacaacaaaataataataataagatcaAAATCAAGTCTTGGGTCTCAATctcaaaataacttttttaaaaacatttttattaggggtccaagcatcaccaaacttggcacggataatctctggaccaagctgatgaaagtttgtagaggaaattttgatcccgCAAAAAATGTTGCAATTATATGCTAGCAAACATTTGCGAAAAACGCTACAAACACGAAATGATGTCATATATTCGCTTTGGAAAggccgatcgacaccaaatttggagcattCATGTGGGACACCCCCCTGAGGGCTTGTGCAAAATTTTGTGCAACTTgcccctaggtggcgctatttaaTCCAGAAaaattgttcctctataaccacaagtcacattgacatgaaaccacagccgaattgttcagcatggtccccttactacaggcaccaaagttcacccaaatatgcccataggtggcgctgttattaCAGATTAAAGACATCAAAAAatatcccattgacttacatgcattttatatctccacaACCAACTCCGATTGATACCAAAATTcggccaaaaggtggcgctataatcaaAGCTCAAATGTGGCCGGACAATCCCATAAACCTTGTgtctacgtgtttgggggatgctgTCGATTCCTATGGTGTAGGACACGCCTTTGTGCAATGACGTTTTCATTTCGCTAAATCGCGACAACTggaaacctattttaattaactcctccaaaGCCGCAACTCCGATCGTCACGAAATttggcacggaccatctctAGACCGAAgaagaaagtttgtagagggaattttgatccgacaaaaaaACGGCCGAATTATAGGCCAACAAATTTTTGCGCAAACGCTATAACCAGGATGTCATGTCAGATCTTACGTTTGCAATGGCCCATCTACACCCAGCTCGGGGACCTTATCTGCCACGCCCTCCCGAGGGGCTGTGTGAAATATGGCGTCAATCggcctctaggtggcgctattaatTGGAAATCGaataacactcccatagacatacattaATTTCAGATCTCCGTAACCGCAAGCCCCTTTCATTTATAACTCTGCTCACTTATTCTCCACAGGCCCCGCCGTGGCTCGGGGGCCCGTGATAATGGGACAATTAATCATGGCGAGCCCGGGCCGATTCGCGCCCCCTCGGCGGGGCCAGGAGGGGCGGCTTGcgccgggaggcttggaccccgcttacaactgcttgtaGTTCTAGCCTAAATTTGAAACTGCTTAAGGGGAAATATTAGGGTTCAAGTGGTTTCACAAAACAGTGTAATGGTGAGCAGCACATCTACTATCAGAAATGTGGTCTTGTCCTTCACCTATGCCACAATAAATTTAAGTAGGAAATGGCATATTAAGGAACTAAACCATTGGTGGTTCAGGAAATATACAAATAGACCCCAACTCCTTTTCTGTGGTAATACCAGTGAGCATCATTTAGACCACAGCCCTACAGTACAGTCATTTAGAAACTCCTAAAAGACATGACTCTTTTCATAAAACATTATAGGAATGACATTAAAGGAATTGCTTTTCACCTGTTCTTGTGGAAGGGGCCTTTGTAAGAAGAGCCATCTGGGAAGGTATATGTCCCTGTGCCTTGGTACATGTTGTCTTTGAATTCTCCTTCATATAGTGCTCCAGAGGGATGCTGCATGGTCCCTCTGCCatgcatctttgtgtgtgtgtgtgtgtgtgtgtgtgtgtgtgtgtgtgtgtgtgtgtgtgtgtgtgtgtgtgtgtgtgtgtgtgtgtgtgtgtgtgtgtgagagagagagagagagagagagagagaaagcaagcatGTATAACTACCCACAGGGAAAATACAACCACACAGTCTGTAGTAACATATATCAGAAGAAgtgcagtacacacacagtaaatacatacTTTGTCTTCATGCCACTCTCCAGTGTATATGATACCACCTGCTGAGGTGTGTTTACCAGTACCACTCCTCATCAGCACCCCTGATGCAGACCTGCTGCACTCCCCCTCTGTGGAGTACAGAATATGACACAAACCTATGTAACTGTAATGTAAAAGTGTAAAGCTATATCATCAGTTATCACTCACCATATCTGTCCCCATTTGGAAAAATGTACGACACCTTTATAGGTCCTTCCcctgtaaacagacagacatattCACATCAGGCACCTCAACTGTCAGATATGCAAATGTGGGTGTGTGAAAAACTTGGATATTTACCTTGAGTTTTTAAATAGGCACTGTCCTTCTTGCCTGAAAGTGAAAATGACACACATTTAGAGACAGCAGATCGGAAA
It encodes:
- the morn2 gene encoding MORN repeat-containing protein 2, producing the protein MSGKKDSAYLKTQGEGPIKVSYIFPNGDRYEGECSRSASGVLMRSGTGKHTSAGGIIYTGEWHEDKMHGRGTMQHPSGALYEGEFKDNMYQGTGTYTFPDGSSYKGPFHKNRLEGDGAFTDTQGLVWIGEFHGKAALGLKMQHNI